A region from the Chelonoidis abingdonii isolate Lonesome George chromosome 10, CheloAbing_2.0, whole genome shotgun sequence genome encodes:
- the CAVIN2 gene encoding caveolae-associated protein 2, with translation MGEDGVQAERSGAHAPPSPEEHLEQSPSPEPSGSPSPLPAAPGEAIRDGSQVNAITVLTLLDKLVNMLDSVQEKQLKMEQRQIELEGSVKGIQGDLSKLCKHHTSTSNAVSKLLEKSRKVSAHTREVRERMERQCAQVKRLENNHAQLLRRNHFKVLIFQEENEIPANVFVKEPIPSITEGKEEPVDENKTLEETLHTVELSSDDEMPHDEDGLDDSVEEKMGESRAEKIKRSSLKKVDSLKKAFSRQNIEKKMNKISTKIVSVERREKIKKSLTPHHQKSSSSKSSSFKVSPLTLNVKKVHEGETPAENEDKPTETTSSEQAANEEETSFTEGLSDITPPTSLIEEGKAIADSLEKESREGDMMMNSNTELSIVEDDEEYGTALEVSSQRLYDERNKPTSGETEQSDEESTQAAVLQIDQTA, from the exons ATGGGAGAGGATGGGGTGCAGGCCGAGAGGAGCGGTGCCCACGCTCCGCCGAGCCCCGAGGAGCACCTGGAGcagagccccagcccagagccctcggGCAGCCCCAGCCCGCTGCCTGCAGCGCCGGGAGAGGCGATCCGGGACGGCTCGCAGGTGAACGCCATCACCGTGCTCACGCTGCTGGACAAGCTGGTGAACATGCTGGACTCGgtgcaggagaagcagctcaAGATGGAGCAGCGGCAAATCGAGCTGGAGGGCTCGGTGAAGGGCATCCAGGGCGACCTGAGCAAGCTGTGCAAGCACCACACCTCCACCAGCAACGCGGTCAGCAAGCTGCTGGAGAAGTCGCGCAAGGTCAGCGCGCACACCCGCGAGGTGCGGGAGCGCATGGAGCGCCAGTGCGCGCAGGTCAAGCGGCTGGAGAACAACCACGCGCAGCTGCTGCGCCGCAACCACTTCAAAGTGCTCATCTTCCAG GAGGAAAATGAGATTCCTGCCAATGTATTTGTGAAAGAACCCATTCCCAGTATTACAGAAGGAAAGGAAGAGCCTGTGGATGAGAACAAAACTCTGGAAGAAACCTTGCATACGGTGGAGCTGTCATCCGATGATGAAATGCCTCATGATGAAGATGGTCTAGATGACAGCGTAGAAGAAAAAATGGGAGAATCAAGAGCTGAGAAGATAAAAAGATCAAGCCTCAAGAAAGTGGACAGCCTCAAGAAAGCATTTTCTCGCCAAAATATTGAGAAAAAGATGAACAAGATCAGCACAAAAATTGTGTCAGTTGAACGACGGGAGAAGATTAAGAAATCGCTCACCCCACATCATCAGAAATCTTCCTCCTCAAAGAGCTCCTCTTTCAAAGTGTCTCCCCTCACACTGAACGTGAAGAAAGTCCATGAAGGAGAGACCCCTGCTGAAAATGAGGACAAACCAACAGAAACTACAAGCAGTGAGCAGGCAGCGAATGAGGAGGAGACCTCATTTACTGAGGGGCTCTCGGATATCACACCTCCAACTTCTCTAATTGAGGAAGGCAAAGCAATAGCTGATTCTCTGGAGAAAGAAAGCAGAGAAGGGGACATGATGATGAACAGCAACACTGAGCTCTCAATTGTTGAAGATGATGAAGAATATGGGACAGCACTAGAAGTTTCTAGCCAGAGACTGTATGatgaaagaaacaaaccaaccagTGGGGAAACAGAACAATCTGATGAAGAATCAACTCAAGCAGCTGTTCTCCAGATAGACCAAACTGCATAA